From a region of the Salarias fasciatus chromosome 6, fSalaFa1.1, whole genome shotgun sequence genome:
- the LOC115390649 gene encoding uncharacterized protein LOC115390649: protein MKLILSLTLLWAFSSTAGAIRCQVCTDVNDLDCAFGGRFECLAGEVCFNAFVREATGVQRIYRRCASPESCPVTGPLVVAANVGTINATAVAECCDDADDCNERVLSFPPPPEANNLTCPAICDEGDAGCNPVVNCNGEEDTCFQSDILKDRQRITVAGCGTSNVCNIANEIRFVPFLEEVGTVLFTPTCFSATTTPAPTTTTTTTTTTPEPTTTYEPTTTYESTTTYEPTTVYQPPTGPGAQTTVKKTPIAVLAKFKVLLAIIRSLSLQINRALLQQQAVVILQLHFKILDDQSRLLAQQEGLPIDHHHQLPLYYQQCLLVNNHQLLLHQIHYALCGQQNLLELFQKQKQALYQLQALLQAYHYHLLPHYAGHVQSYCDHGNHGGHGGGD from the exons CTGGAGCAATCAGGTGTCAAGTATGTACCGATGTCAATGACCTGGACTGTGCCTTCGGCGGGAGATTCGAGTGTCTAGCCGGCGAAGTCTGTTTCAATGCATTCGTCAGAG AAGCCACTGGAGTACAGAGAATCTACAGGAGATGCGCCAGTCCCGAGAGTTGTCCAGTCACCGGCCCGCTGGTCGTTGCAGCCAACGTGGGAACGATTAACGCAACTGCAGTTGCTGAGTGCTGTGACGACGCAGACGATTGCAATGAAAGGGTCCTTTCTT tccctcctcctccagaagcAAATAATCTAACATGCCCTGCTATATGTGATGAGGGCGATGCCGGCTGCAACCCAGTGGTGAACTGTAACGGAGAGGAGGACACCTGCtttcagtcagaca TTCTGAAGGATCGTCAAAGGATCACCGTTGCCGGATGTGGAACTTCCAATGTGTGCAACATCGCCAATGAGATCCGATTTGTGCCGTTCCTGGAAGAAGTGGGTACAGTTCTGTTTACGCCAACCTGCTTCTCTGCCACGACGACACCTgccccaaccaccaccaccaccaccaccaccaccacgcccgagccgaccacCACATATGAGCCGACCACCACATATGAGTCGACCACCACATACGAGCCGACTACTGTGTACCAGCCACCTACTGGGCCCGGTGCCCAGACGACCGTCAAGAAGACGCCAATTGCCGTGTTGGCAAAATTCAAAGTCTTGCTGGCGATCATACGGTCACTGTCGCTCCAGATCAACCGGgcgctgctccagcagcaggccgTGGTGATTTTACAGCTGCACTTCAAGATCCTCGATGACCAAAGCCGACTGCTGGCCCAGCAGGAGGGCCTGCCGAtcgaccaccaccaccagctgcCGCTGTACTACCAGCAGTGCCTGCTGGTCAACAaccaccagctgctgctccatcaGATCCACTACGCTCTCTGCGGGCAACAAAACCTTCTGGAGCTCTtccagaagcagaagcaggCTCTCTACCAGCTCCAGGCCCTGCTCCAGGCCTACCACTACCACCTGCTGCCCCACTACGCCGGTCACGTGCAGAGCTACTGCGATCACGGCAACCACGGCGGCCACGGAGGTGGAGACTAA